A window from Puniceicoccus vermicola encodes these proteins:
- a CDS encoding FAD-dependent oxidoreductase, which yields MSGQPNPEKTSYDLIVVGAGSGGFGAALAAARQGCRVLLVEKSGSLGGNAVRGGVNVWEPGVGGTGIPFELYKRLKGRENAVAIYSFGRHVAWESPEIQPHFPGGELVVDPEKSYLDTLRRFGAPPDFGEEHFRRKYWHGVLFEPDPYAAEMESMLRETGRCTVRTGTAFSEVHRDGRLITGLTLDNGEQVTAHYYVDATAHIVFARAAGEASSLGRESRSLYGETGAPPEPSPQLNGASLIFRVSGSKKLGVEPLPDDIPSHCWWQREFPAAVFAQSPAGDYTINPLPTMAGLEVEERGYPAAYRECLRRTQALWHHIQVTYPEFQNFRKVWVAPALGVREGPRMVGRYVLTEHDLDAGLSYQNHNDLIAISDHAKDTHGDSEAGGGAKELNEPYGIPYRCLLPRNTDNLLVACRGASFSSIAASSCRLSRTMMQLGQAAGTAAAIASSEKISSLVDVPPESLRQSLIEQRVELSWPRSPELNECLRNGE from the coding sequence ATGTCGGGTCAACCTAACCCAGAAAAGACTTCCTATGACCTGATCGTCGTTGGCGCTGGCAGCGGAGGGTTTGGCGCGGCTCTCGCGGCGGCCCGCCAGGGCTGCCGCGTGCTGCTGGTCGAAAAGTCGGGCTCTCTCGGAGGCAACGCCGTGCGAGGTGGCGTGAACGTCTGGGAGCCGGGAGTCGGAGGCACCGGAATCCCCTTCGAACTCTACAAGCGCCTGAAGGGCCGTGAGAATGCCGTTGCGATCTATTCCTTCGGTCGGCACGTCGCGTGGGAATCTCCAGAAATCCAGCCTCATTTCCCCGGAGGCGAACTTGTAGTCGATCCCGAGAAGAGTTACCTGGATACGCTCCGTCGCTTCGGCGCGCCTCCCGATTTCGGGGAAGAACACTTTCGAAGAAAATACTGGCACGGCGTCCTCTTCGAGCCCGACCCTTATGCAGCGGAGATGGAGTCCATGCTTCGCGAAACGGGTCGCTGCACCGTACGCACCGGAACCGCCTTCTCAGAAGTTCATCGGGATGGACGCCTCATCACCGGCCTGACCCTGGACAACGGCGAACAGGTTACAGCGCACTACTACGTGGATGCAACGGCCCACATCGTCTTCGCCAGAGCTGCTGGCGAAGCGTCTTCCTTGGGAAGGGAATCCCGTTCGCTTTACGGCGAAACAGGCGCTCCCCCCGAACCCAGCCCCCAACTGAACGGTGCCTCCTTGATCTTTCGGGTTTCCGGTAGCAAGAAGCTTGGCGTAGAACCCTTACCGGATGATATTCCGTCCCACTGTTGGTGGCAGAGAGAGTTCCCGGCAGCAGTCTTCGCCCAAAGCCCCGCAGGCGATTACACGATCAATCCACTCCCGACGATGGCGGGACTTGAAGTTGAAGAACGAGGATATCCTGCCGCCTATCGTGAATGTCTCCGGCGCACACAAGCGCTGTGGCATCACATCCAAGTCACCTATCCCGAATTTCAAAATTTCCGCAAGGTCTGGGTCGCGCCGGCTCTCGGCGTCCGCGAAGGTCCACGAATGGTCGGTCGATACGTTCTCACCGAGCACGACTTGGATGCGGGCCTTTCCTACCAAAACCACAACGACCTCATCGCGATCTCTGACCACGCCAAAGATACGCACGGGGATTCCGAGGCCGGTGGCGGAGCCAAAGAGCTCAACGAACCGTACGGCATCCCCTACCGCTGCCTTCTCCCCCGAAATACGGACAACCTCCTGGTCGCCTGCCGGGGAGCCAGCTTCTCTTCGATCGCCGCATCCAGTTGTCGCCTCTCGCGCACCATGATGCAGCTCGGTCAGGCAGCCGGAACGGCTGCCGCAATCGCCTCTTCGGAAAAGATCTCCTCCTTGGTCGATGTTCCCCCTGAATCGCTACGCCAGTCCCTCATTGAACAACGAGTCGAACTCTCTTGGCCACGTTCGCCTGAATTGAACGAATGCTTGCGAAACGGAGAGTGA
- a CDS encoding SDR family oxidoreductase: MKNEKLIAIVTGGSGGFGAGMAEALSQVGHIVYITGRNEKKLTEAAERVGAIPVVSDATNPADWDRVVTKVMEDQGRIDVLVNNAGAGGRIAPLEEQTDEEIAHSISLNLTSAIFGCRRIGAIMKRQGSGCIINVSSVCAKYSWPGWSVYSAAKAGVERLGKGLYAELREFGVRVTTLTPSWGATEFGAASSIEGHPTLEPSVRERCIQPEDMGRLVVDVVNTPSHLELLELTVLPTVQEIAPL, from the coding sequence ATGAAAAACGAAAAACTGATCGCAATCGTAACCGGAGGCTCGGGCGGCTTTGGAGCCGGAATGGCCGAGGCATTGTCGCAAGTCGGCCACATCGTCTACATCACTGGACGGAACGAAAAGAAGCTGACGGAAGCCGCCGAGCGGGTTGGAGCGATTCCGGTCGTATCCGATGCCACCAACCCCGCCGACTGGGACCGAGTCGTCACCAAAGTCATGGAAGATCAGGGACGGATTGATGTCTTGGTGAACAATGCCGGAGCCGGTGGTCGCATCGCACCTCTGGAGGAACAGACCGACGAGGAGATCGCCCACTCGATCAGCCTCAACCTCACCTCCGCGATCTTCGGATGTCGCCGGATCGGCGCAATCATGAAGAGACAAGGAAGCGGCTGCATCATTAACGTTTCCAGTGTCTGTGCCAAATACTCCTGGCCCGGCTGGTCCGTGTATTCCGCGGCTAAGGCCGGTGTAGAACGTTTGGGCAAAGGACTGTATGCCGAATTACGCGAGTTCGGTGTACGAGTCACGACCCTCACTCCCTCTTGGGGCGCCACGGAGTTTGGAGCGGCTTCTTCCATCGAAGGACATCCGACGCTGGAACCTTCGGTCCGGGAACGCTGCATTCAACCCGAAGACATGGGTCGGTTGGTCGTCGATGTCGTCAACACTCCCTCGCACCTCGAACTGCTGGAACTGACGGTGCTCCCCACGGTCCAGGAGATCGCTCCCCTCTGA
- a CDS encoding LacI family DNA-binding transcriptional regulator: protein MGNPSLKDIAKVAGVSEMTVSRALRAHPEVSERTRRRVLAIAEELGYRPDPQIARMMAYLRSSREHRTQENLAYLWLDATEREVRANPHAQRILGGVKVRAEMRGYGVEEFYLEEEGLSMDRLSTILHTRGINGVLISPLHHHLEFDLDLRWECFSTVVIGGGQVGPPLHRTGPDHFQGMSCAISNLRQLGYRRIALCLGGGSFRRQDRRWEGSFLLHHPLGVREAESLMLVEENLAESEVEAWLQKCQPEVVLFQGGEIDSFLEARSEKVQPFIPYATLDWLPEMEEKGIAGLDQQNERAGMNAVDLVTADLLRNERGVPSHPKTVLHEGLWVRGGF from the coding sequence ATGGGAAATCCTTCTCTCAAGGATATTGCGAAAGTCGCCGGGGTCTCGGAGATGACGGTGTCGCGTGCGTTGCGCGCGCATCCTGAGGTCTCCGAACGGACGCGCCGCCGAGTACTGGCGATTGCGGAAGAGTTAGGCTACCGGCCCGATCCGCAAATCGCGAGGATGATGGCGTACTTGCGATCCTCCCGTGAGCATCGAACGCAGGAGAATCTAGCTTACCTGTGGCTGGATGCGACCGAGCGCGAAGTGCGCGCGAATCCGCATGCGCAGCGCATTCTGGGAGGGGTTAAAGTGCGGGCCGAAATGCGCGGCTACGGAGTCGAGGAGTTTTATCTCGAAGAGGAGGGGCTGAGTATGGATCGATTGAGTACGATTCTCCACACCCGTGGGATCAACGGAGTGTTGATCTCGCCGCTGCACCACCATCTGGAGTTCGATCTCGATTTGCGATGGGAATGCTTTTCGACGGTCGTGATCGGAGGAGGGCAGGTTGGGCCTCCGTTGCATCGAACCGGTCCGGATCATTTTCAGGGGATGTCCTGCGCGATCTCGAACTTGCGGCAATTGGGCTATCGTCGGATCGCTCTATGTTTGGGGGGCGGGAGTTTTCGGCGTCAGGACCGCCGTTGGGAAGGGAGCTTCCTTCTCCATCACCCCCTGGGAGTCCGTGAGGCAGAGTCACTGATGCTGGTCGAAGAGAATCTTGCCGAGAGTGAAGTCGAGGCCTGGCTGCAAAAATGCCAGCCGGAAGTTGTTCTTTTTCAGGGTGGAGAGATCGATTCTTTCTTGGAAGCTCGGTCGGAGAAAGTTCAGCCATTCATCCCCTATGCCACACTGGACTGGCTACCGGAAATGGAGGAGAAGGGAATCGCGGGGCTGGACCAGCAAAACGAGAGAGCGGGCATGAACGCCGTGGACCTCGTCACCGCTGATTTGTTGCGGAACGAGCGAGGCGTACCGAGCCATCCGAAGACGGTTCTTCATGAAGGGCTGTGGGTTAGGGGGGGATTCTAG
- a CDS encoding alpha-L-rhamnosidase C-terminal domain-containing protein codes for MPSPHPILPAARWIWPRSLFHDLHNSYALFRHQVELSDVPETAPTLITADQSYRLYVNGKYVCRGPARGYQRSWPCDEIDLAPWLRPGINHIAIQAYNPGFSTFQYVSEGFAGLLFMGDWGGVKVISDSHWKCRLQAGMKRDTVPSSLQLFPQEHIDAQCEPDNWTIPEFDASGENWAAPATSSAWNSEPWPHLETRGIPLLREQNLEPKKLLSIQQSPAASGAQDPGLRNVVELARRENLWHRSNAHTENDCRSPETVTSYFYDWNHTVVGCLRLEIENASGGEIVDALFAETIEEKDDMIAPRLDQPEVSLGSRLICRKGTFEHLFYHPYGFRYLVLRVRNAHSVIRIIPSIQTIGYPLQIQGDLRSSDARINRIWKACRHTQEICSLDAYVDTPWREQAQWWGDARVQAWNTFHLDNDPRLLQRGIRSIAGQTTSNGLTYGHAPTKAHHCILPDFTVIWMLTLWDDYWQTASLETFRDPLVQKTLQNALKYFDRHTDEKSGLVKDDPRHWLFLDWAPLQRPATPTILNLWLLLGLKKLSILFDLNHDSEQRDRCLEWSEKLSLALLALKDPTDGLYFDGLDAMEEPVSLKSVHAQTLAILAQLDTVEFTKNAMDRALLPFIRGESTELVGPSVYWCTYAFSALHEAGYGADVLDYILRHWTKMADHGTTWSQNMPYGSEQSHSHAWSAHPLYHLMQILGGIRQIESAWDSILFRPLFWGEFSSIRIPTPHGLLKSLWQQTSEDCIEVSLTVPEGVRARIELPSMKPFSVCQGTWEWTAKGSPKSKECAHLAR; via the coding sequence ATGCCATCTCCTCATCCGATCTTACCGGCTGCTCGCTGGATCTGGCCGCGTAGCCTCTTTCACGACCTCCACAATAGCTACGCCCTCTTCCGTCATCAGGTTGAGCTATCCGACGTCCCCGAGACCGCTCCGACGCTGATTACGGCAGACCAATCCTATCGTCTGTATGTCAACGGCAAGTATGTTTGCCGAGGTCCGGCCCGGGGATATCAACGGTCGTGGCCCTGCGATGAAATCGATCTGGCACCGTGGCTCCGTCCCGGAATCAATCATATCGCCATCCAGGCCTACAATCCCGGGTTCAGCACCTTTCAGTATGTCTCGGAAGGATTTGCTGGACTTCTCTTTATGGGAGATTGGGGCGGGGTAAAGGTGATATCGGATTCCCACTGGAAATGTCGCCTTCAAGCCGGAATGAAACGGGACACCGTTCCCTCGAGCCTCCAACTGTTTCCCCAGGAGCATATCGACGCCCAATGCGAGCCCGACAACTGGACGATCCCAGAGTTCGACGCTTCGGGAGAGAACTGGGCCGCTCCTGCAACGAGTAGCGCGTGGAACTCCGAGCCCTGGCCCCACCTCGAAACGCGAGGGATCCCATTGCTCAGAGAACAAAATCTCGAGCCCAAAAAGCTTTTGAGCATTCAGCAATCCCCCGCAGCCTCTGGCGCGCAGGATCCAGGCCTTCGCAATGTCGTCGAATTGGCACGGAGGGAGAATCTCTGGCACCGATCGAACGCCCACACTGAAAATGACTGTCGCTCCCCGGAGACAGTGACCAGTTATTTCTACGACTGGAACCATACGGTTGTCGGGTGCCTTCGGCTTGAAATTGAGAACGCTTCCGGAGGAGAAATCGTCGACGCACTGTTCGCAGAAACAATCGAGGAAAAAGATGACATGATCGCCCCCCGACTCGATCAGCCGGAAGTATCCCTCGGCTCCCGATTGATCTGCCGTAAAGGAACTTTCGAGCATCTATTCTACCACCCGTACGGCTTTCGCTATTTGGTTCTGAGAGTTCGCAACGCCCACTCCGTCATTCGCATCATCCCTTCGATCCAGACCATCGGATACCCGCTACAGATTCAGGGGGATCTCCGTTCCTCGGACGCTCGAATTAACCGAATCTGGAAGGCCTGTCGGCATACCCAAGAGATTTGCTCGCTGGATGCCTACGTCGATACGCCATGGCGCGAGCAAGCCCAATGGTGGGGAGACGCCCGTGTCCAAGCCTGGAATACATTTCATCTCGACAACGATCCTCGCCTTCTTCAACGCGGCATCCGAAGTATCGCCGGCCAGACCACTTCGAACGGACTGACCTACGGACATGCGCCCACAAAGGCCCACCATTGCATTCTGCCAGACTTTACCGTGATCTGGATGCTAACTCTTTGGGACGATTATTGGCAAACTGCAAGCCTGGAGACTTTTCGAGATCCCCTCGTCCAGAAGACGCTCCAAAACGCTCTCAAATACTTCGACCGCCACACGGACGAAAAATCCGGACTGGTCAAAGATGATCCCCGGCACTGGCTTTTCCTCGATTGGGCTCCCCTGCAGCGACCGGCTACGCCAACCATCCTCAACCTGTGGTTACTCCTCGGCTTGAAGAAGCTATCCATCCTTTTTGACTTAAATCACGACTCGGAACAAAGAGATCGATGCCTTGAGTGGTCCGAAAAACTGAGCCTCGCCTTACTTGCCCTCAAAGACCCGACTGACGGACTCTATTTCGACGGCCTGGACGCAATGGAGGAACCCGTCTCGCTCAAATCCGTTCATGCTCAGACTCTGGCCATCCTAGCCCAGCTCGATACAGTGGAGTTTACGAAGAACGCCATGGACAGGGCTCTCCTGCCCTTCATTCGCGGAGAATCGACAGAATTGGTCGGACCCTCCGTTTACTGGTGTACCTACGCATTCTCCGCACTTCATGAAGCGGGCTACGGCGCGGACGTTCTCGACTACATTCTTCGTCACTGGACAAAGATGGCCGACCACGGAACGACTTGGTCGCAGAACATGCCCTACGGTAGTGAACAGAGTCACTCTCATGCCTGGTCCGCCCACCCTCTCTATCATCTCATGCAGATTCTTGGCGGAATTCGACAAATCGAATCAGCCTGGGACTCGATCCTCTTTCGGCCTCTTTTCTGGGGAGAATTCAGCAGCATCCGAATCCCAACGCCCCACGGACTCCTCAAATCCTTGTGGCAACAGACAAGCGAGGACTGCATCGAGGTAAGCCTCACCGTTCCAGAAGGCGTTCGGGCACGAATCGAACTTCCTTCCATGAAGCCATTCTCCGTTTGCCAGGGGACTTGGGAGTGGACTGCAAAGGGATCTCCGAAGTCCAAGGAGTGCGCCCATCTCGCCCGATAA
- a CDS encoding helix-turn-helix domain-containing protein, translating into MSKTADMIDASNLEHLRLRPATRTFNPPVSVFHFPNRTTDELQHDHDFVEIQICAGGEGWQRCKKGDISFRRGKVLIILPGAWHYHHDNKSVDAYVCCFGAEILKRELLWTLDDPALNSLLWKGGNEANHGVVELDLNENTLSQCIGFLDALEGIKSRNSSPSPSSLLGYLTLVLSSLSESHVEAKPASEISSHPPVHSAVKRCVALIEENVAEEWSTKDFAKKLNIDPSYLGRLFQIAMGLSPLAYLNQVRAQQAARMLLRTHKSIAEIGIAVGWPDPNYFARKFKANFGISATQYRNRYIQHQMNTGEQIGLTVFE; encoded by the coding sequence ATGAGTAAAACAGCAGATATGATCGATGCTTCAAACCTGGAGCACCTCCGTTTACGCCCCGCTACTCGCACGTTCAATCCACCAGTCTCCGTCTTTCACTTCCCGAACCGCACGACCGACGAGCTCCAGCACGACCACGACTTCGTCGAAATCCAGATCTGCGCCGGAGGCGAGGGTTGGCAGCGCTGCAAGAAGGGCGACATCTCCTTCCGCAGAGGCAAAGTTTTGATCATTCTCCCGGGCGCGTGGCACTATCACCATGACAATAAAAGTGTCGACGCCTACGTCTGCTGCTTCGGGGCCGAGATCCTCAAACGAGAGCTTCTCTGGACTCTCGATGATCCCGCACTGAATTCTCTTTTATGGAAGGGAGGAAATGAAGCGAATCATGGCGTCGTCGAACTCGACCTGAATGAAAATACGCTTAGCCAATGTATTGGCTTTCTCGATGCATTAGAAGGAATAAAATCCAGAAACTCCTCCCCATCACCCTCCTCTCTGCTCGGATACTTGACCTTAGTTCTCTCCTCTCTTTCCGAATCCCACGTCGAGGCGAAACCCGCATCCGAAATTTCAAGCCATCCTCCGGTTCACTCGGCCGTGAAACGATGTGTCGCTCTCATTGAGGAAAACGTGGCGGAAGAATGGAGCACGAAGGACTTCGCGAAAAAGCTCAACATCGACCCTTCCTACTTGGGTAGACTCTTTCAAATCGCCATGGGGCTCTCTCCCCTGGCCTACCTCAATCAGGTCCGCGCCCAGCAAGCGGCCCGCATGCTCTTGCGAACCCATAAGTCGATCGCCGAAATCGGGATTGCGGTCGGCTGGCCCGACCCCAACTACTTTGCCCGAAAATTCAAAGCAAACTTCGGCATTTCGGCCACCCAATACCGAAACCGTTATATTCAGCACCAAATGAACACCGGTGAACAAATCGGGCTCACCGTTTTCGAGTAG
- a CDS encoding prepilin-type N-terminal cleavage/methylation domain-containing protein codes for MYSIRKSSAFSLVELLVGLAILAMLVGILIPVTRGAIGKARSAACASNLRQMGVAALAYASDNNGVIVPSRIKPGGGAHYWVGQLAPYLGAEDPWRGFTEDQNPYICPAIGEDDEGIGYTTFPISSGKSYYASYLINLHITARTESPNSGFSNTGTFRKCYMSQMVAPSRTMLFICGYGNMGVIYLSPGEGKFVKYPHGDKANILYLDGHVGQKTETEMIELSDNPHDVFWRGYDW; via the coding sequence ATGTATTCCATAAGAAAGAGTAGTGCTTTTTCCCTTGTTGAGTTGCTTGTTGGTCTGGCCATACTAGCGATGCTGGTTGGCATTTTGATTCCCGTTACGAGGGGAGCTATCGGTAAAGCGCGCTCCGCTGCTTGTGCCAGTAACCTCAGGCAAATGGGAGTCGCTGCGCTGGCTTACGCTTCGGATAACAATGGAGTTATTGTTCCGTCCCGAATCAAACCGGGAGGGGGTGCACATTACTGGGTCGGGCAATTGGCTCCCTATCTGGGAGCCGAAGATCCATGGAGAGGATTTACGGAAGATCAAAACCCTTATATTTGCCCGGCGATCGGGGAAGACGATGAAGGTATCGGCTATACGACATTCCCGATCAGTAGCGGTAAAAGCTACTACGCCAGTTATTTGATAAACCTGCATATTACCGCCCGGACAGAGAGTCCGAATTCCGGATTTTCGAATACGGGGACATTTCGAAAATGTTATATGTCCCAAATGGTGGCCCCCTCTCGCACGATGCTATTCATCTGCGGCTACGGGAATATGGGTGTTATCTATCTCTCTCCGGGAGAGGGTAAGTTCGTGAAATATCCTCACGGCGACAAAGCGAACATTCTCTATCTCGATGGACATGTTGGCCAGAAGACGGAAACGGAGATGATCGAACTTTCGGATAATCCTCACGACGTATTTTGGCGGGGTTATGATTGGTGA
- a CDS encoding SGNH/GDSL hydrolase family protein: protein MISLLRDLFLAVFFLGAALHAAAEVGRDVAAVFQRAKKGAPLCYVALGGSITQSGKGWIGDWLKEEFPESHVTVFNSGMSATGSALGVFRVGRDVINYQPDLVAIEYCVNDGGLSDEDAVRNMESLIVRLKSLPYPPAILILEAAAEGGVNLSRHRKVAEHYGLLEIDFQKAVDEELEESESEWSRFFGDAVHPNREGNQFYREVMVEALTPYLNSVPEGISRSLPKPLSVKPLILDGRIVPLTGLSNEEGWSGESSLPFWWDKFFNGVLSAEEPGTVLKIPFRGTRVGIYAAMDKSYGSFYASVDGGVPDHVFTNTRGGYLYRIFAKDLEPQDHELTIVLPQESDPETRMNGPVKLGYLLLAGERGATREKAAMGPISSDVMAGLSFEQVPLNGWSWSGPYRLETEASDALPFLDVLFLPERDPNGVEWTLMGETENEKLNLAELTGEEEPSVVYLQGSLQSESGGSVLLGIQVDYYAKMWVNGELVAGIDGMHGNPNGYVYVLVFLDPGENEVFVKVAAGSKGHKFALALSEIGPTVEASGFMPDFNEAEEELSWCSENTEVTVSYREVDQ from the coding sequence ATGATTTCTTTACTCCGAGACCTTTTCTTGGCTGTTTTTTTTCTGGGAGCTGCGCTCCATGCGGCGGCCGAGGTCGGCCGTGATGTGGCCGCAGTGTTCCAACGGGCCAAGAAAGGCGCACCGTTGTGCTATGTGGCTCTGGGAGGCTCGATTACCCAGTCCGGAAAAGGTTGGATTGGGGACTGGTTGAAGGAGGAGTTTCCGGAGAGTCATGTGACCGTCTTCAACTCGGGAATGAGTGCCACGGGCAGTGCCTTGGGGGTGTTTCGCGTGGGGCGGGATGTGATCAATTATCAGCCGGATCTGGTGGCGATCGAATATTGCGTCAACGACGGCGGCCTGAGTGACGAGGATGCGGTTCGCAATATGGAGAGTCTGATTGTGCGTCTGAAGTCTTTGCCCTATCCGCCCGCGATTCTCATTCTTGAGGCGGCTGCTGAGGGAGGAGTGAACTTGAGTCGGCACCGGAAGGTGGCCGAGCACTACGGCCTTCTGGAGATCGACTTCCAAAAAGCGGTCGACGAGGAACTGGAAGAATCGGAGAGCGAATGGTCCCGGTTTTTTGGCGATGCCGTCCATCCGAATCGGGAGGGGAACCAATTTTATCGGGAGGTAATGGTGGAGGCGCTGACTCCCTACCTGAATTCGGTTCCGGAGGGGATTTCCCGATCCTTGCCGAAGCCTTTGAGCGTGAAGCCCTTGATTCTCGATGGTCGCATTGTGCCTCTCACTGGATTGTCTAATGAGGAGGGATGGAGCGGTGAGAGCTCGCTTCCGTTCTGGTGGGATAAGTTTTTCAATGGCGTTCTCAGTGCCGAAGAGCCGGGAACGGTCTTGAAGATTCCCTTTCGCGGTACCCGAGTCGGGATTTACGCGGCCATGGACAAGTCCTATGGTAGTTTCTACGCCTCGGTCGACGGAGGGGTGCCGGATCACGTTTTTACGAATACGCGTGGTGGCTACCTGTACCGGATCTTCGCAAAAGATTTGGAGCCTCAGGACCATGAGCTCACGATCGTTCTCCCCCAGGAATCAGACCCGGAGACACGAATGAACGGTCCGGTGAAGTTGGGGTATTTATTGCTGGCCGGGGAGAGAGGCGCGACTCGGGAAAAGGCGGCGATGGGGCCGATCTCTTCCGATGTTATGGCCGGGTTGTCCTTTGAACAGGTGCCTTTGAATGGGTGGTCTTGGAGCGGTCCCTATCGTTTGGAGACCGAGGCTTCCGATGCGCTTCCGTTTCTCGACGTATTATTTCTGCCTGAACGCGACCCGAACGGAGTGGAATGGACGCTCATGGGGGAAACGGAGAATGAAAAGCTCAATCTGGCGGAGCTGACGGGGGAAGAGGAGCCTTCCGTTGTCTATTTGCAGGGTTCTCTACAGAGCGAGAGTGGAGGTTCGGTTCTCCTCGGGATTCAGGTGGACTACTATGCCAAGATGTGGGTCAACGGGGAGTTGGTTGCTGGCATCGATGGGATGCACGGGAATCCGAACGGATATGTCTACGTGCTGGTATTCTTGGACCCAGGCGAAAACGAGGTATTTGTTAAAGTCGCGGCGGGAAGTAAAGGCCACAAGTTCGCTTTGGCGCTCTCTGAGATTGGTCCTACCGTCGAAGCTTCCGGATTTATGCCCGATTTCAATGAAGCAGAGGAGGAGCTTTCGTGGTGTTCCGAAAACACCGAAGTCACTGTTTCCTATCGGGAAGTTGATCAGTAA
- a CDS encoding SGNH/GDSL hydrolase family protein, with translation MTQQRWLFIGDSITDYQRRDDPQGWGYGYVRMIRQWLAGRGSAPEVLNRGISGETMRRMAARWEEDVLELTPNLLSVKIGVNDVGCHFNPERTDDAVGLDEFRSSYDRCLSGVKEKLPECRIVVCEPCGIFPPRVQESAAMLKDYIAVVGEMAARYSEFPAVPLHAAFVDAMAAKPEIDWTVDGVHPSPVGDALIAETWMRTVGLV, from the coding sequence ATGACCCAACAACGCTGGCTGTTTATTGGAGACAGCATCACGGATTATCAACGGCGGGATGACCCGCAAGGATGGGGATATGGCTATGTCCGCATGATTCGCCAGTGGCTGGCGGGCCGGGGCAGCGCTCCCGAGGTGCTCAACCGGGGGATTAGTGGCGAGACCATGCGTCGTATGGCTGCGCGCTGGGAGGAGGACGTTCTCGAATTAACGCCGAATCTTTTGTCGGTGAAGATTGGTGTCAATGATGTGGGGTGTCACTTCAATCCAGAGCGAACCGACGATGCCGTGGGCCTCGACGAATTTCGATCCAGCTATGATCGATGCCTTTCTGGGGTGAAAGAGAAATTGCCCGAGTGCCGGATTGTGGTCTGTGAACCCTGTGGGATCTTTCCCCCGCGGGTACAGGAGAGTGCCGCAATGTTAAAGGACTACATAGCGGTCGTCGGGGAGATGGCAGCGCGGTATTCCGAATTCCCCGCCGTGCCCCTGCACGCGGCTTTTGTCGACGCGATGGCGGCCAAGCCGGAGATTGACTGGACGGTGGACGGGGTTCACCCGAGTCCGGTGGGCGACGCACTGATCGCGGAGACCTGGATGCGAACGGTGGGGCTGGTTTAG
- a CDS encoding helix-turn-helix transcriptional regulator — protein MRKGILEYLVLRELSRGGGYGYDILRRIRKFPAMEVTESSVYLILGRLAKEGLLSSTKEKSSLGPTRSLYAVTALGRVRLLHMKQFIVELQACLAPSQGKGAIENNDD, from the coding sequence GTGAGAAAAGGTATATTGGAATATCTCGTCTTGCGTGAACTCTCGCGTGGTGGAGGATATGGCTACGACATTCTTCGACGGATTCGCAAATTTCCGGCCATGGAGGTCACGGAAAGCTCCGTCTACTTGATTTTGGGCCGTTTGGCGAAAGAGGGGTTGTTGTCTTCCACAAAAGAAAAATCCAGTCTGGGGCCAACACGGTCCCTCTATGCCGTAACCGCACTCGGTAGAGTGCGACTCCTGCACATGAAGCAGTTCATTGTGGAACTTCAAGCCTGCCTAGCACCGTCGCAAGGTAAGGGGGCGATTGAAAATAATGACGATTGA